A region of Leclercia adecarboxylata DNA encodes the following proteins:
- a CDS encoding ATP-binding cassette domain-containing protein, with protein MNGTILSVEHLMMHFGGIKALNDVNLEVQRGSITALIGPNGAGKTTVFNCLTGFYRASGGNILFNTRSKTTNVIQVLGQKFQPGDWINPAQFGQRLFYKMFGGTHLVNRAGLARTFQNIRLFREMSVVENLLVAQHMRVNRNLLAGVLNTPAYRKAESDALDRAFYWLEVVDLVDCANRLAGEMSYGQQRRLEIARAMCTGPEMICLDEPAAGLNPVETHTLSNIIRYLRDHHDITVLLIEHDMGMVMEISDHIIVLDHGDVIAQGKPEQIQHDEKVIAAYLGTDESEVSV; from the coding sequence ATGAACGGGACCATCTTAAGCGTTGAGCATCTGATGATGCATTTTGGCGGCATCAAAGCGTTAAACGACGTTAATCTTGAGGTCCAGCGCGGTTCGATCACCGCCCTGATCGGACCGAACGGCGCGGGTAAAACCACGGTCTTCAACTGCCTGACCGGTTTTTACCGCGCCTCTGGGGGCAATATTCTGTTCAATACCCGGAGCAAAACCACCAACGTTATTCAGGTCCTCGGGCAGAAATTCCAGCCGGGGGACTGGATCAATCCGGCGCAGTTCGGCCAGCGGTTGTTCTACAAAATGTTTGGCGGCACTCACCTGGTGAACCGCGCCGGGCTGGCGCGTACCTTCCAGAATATCCGCCTGTTCCGCGAGATGTCGGTGGTGGAGAACCTGCTGGTGGCCCAGCATATGCGGGTGAACCGCAACCTGCTGGCCGGGGTGCTGAATACGCCTGCATACCGCAAGGCGGAAAGCGACGCCCTGGACAGGGCTTTCTACTGGCTGGAGGTGGTGGACCTGGTGGACTGCGCTAACCGGCTCGCGGGCGAGATGTCCTACGGCCAGCAGCGGCGGCTCGAAATCGCCCGCGCCATGTGCACCGGGCCGGAGATGATCTGTCTCGACGAGCCCGCCGCCGGGCTGAACCCGGTGGAGACGCACACCCTGAGCAACATCATTCGCTATCTGCGGGATCACCATGACATCACGGTGCTTCTGATTGAGCATGATATGGGGATGGTGATGGAGATCTCCGATCACATCATCGTGCTCGACCACGGGGATGTGATTGCCCAGGGGAAACCGGAGCAGATCCAGCACGACGAAAAAGTCATTGCCGCCTATCTGGGCACCGATGAGAGCGAGGTCAGCGTATGA
- a CDS encoding ABC transporter ATP-binding protein, producing MSEAMLEFRQVDVYYGVIQALKQVSLQVHPGETVALIGANGAGKSTLLMSIFGQPRVRNGQILFCGDDISHKSTHYVASGGIAQAPEGRRIFPDMTVEENLLMGTIPIGNQYAAEDLQTMFDLFPRLKERRKQRAMTMSGGEQQMLAIARALMSRPKLLLLDEPSLGLAPIVVKQIFQTLRELARNGMTIFLVEQNAHHALKLSDRGYVMVNGQLRLSGSGEELLGNQDVRKAYLGGV from the coding sequence ATGAGTGAGGCAATGCTGGAGTTTCGTCAGGTGGACGTTTACTACGGGGTGATCCAGGCCCTGAAGCAGGTCTCCCTTCAGGTGCATCCCGGCGAGACCGTGGCGCTGATCGGTGCCAACGGGGCCGGAAAATCGACGTTGCTGATGTCGATTTTCGGCCAGCCGCGGGTACGTAACGGGCAGATCCTCTTTTGCGGCGATGACATCAGCCATAAATCGACCCACTATGTGGCGTCGGGCGGCATTGCCCAGGCCCCGGAAGGACGGCGCATCTTCCCGGATATGACCGTCGAAGAGAATCTGCTGATGGGCACCATCCCCATCGGCAATCAGTATGCGGCGGAGGATCTGCAGACGATGTTCGACCTGTTTCCTCGCCTGAAGGAGCGGCGCAAGCAGCGGGCGATGACCATGTCCGGCGGCGAGCAGCAGATGCTGGCCATAGCCCGTGCCCTGATGAGCCGGCCCAAATTACTACTGCTGGATGAGCCGAGCCTGGGGTTAGCGCCCATCGTGGTGAAACAGATTTTCCAGACCCTGCGGGAGCTGGCGCGCAACGGGATGACGATTTTTCTCGTGGAGCAGAACGCGCACCACGCCCTTAAGCTCTCCGACCGCGGCTATGTGATGGTCAACGGGCAGCTCCGCCTGAGCGGCAGCGGCGAAGAGCTGCTGGGCAATCAGGATGTCAGAAAAGCCTATCTGGGGGGCGTGTAA
- a CDS encoding phosphoethanolamine transferase, translating into MNITASKYTLWIRDITLNPWIAFYYLQSVLINYSFGYSFSPIYSVAFCCVLLVLWRITPRLQKGVIALCSLLAALYFPFQQAYGAPNFNTLLALHSTNFNESVEILTIFPWHSYLVSLVILALGVIALRRKIIPRQALRRLDMLYLVFAVLCFFMTPLKNLVYWGHFTLLDVGYPVFRFVKDVVINNREVVTEKAHMLELAKMKDNWTVLGVKPRYQNYVVVIGESARRDALGAFGGQWNNTPFASAVKGTLFTNFVSSSASTQTSLGHSLSRVSGDTPEYQNNFVTLANRAGFQTWWFSNQGQIGEYDTAIASIAKRADDVQFLRKGYYEDENNPRDEALLQMTQQVLAAPRKETRLIVLHLMGSHPQACERTQGKYVEFVQSKETSCYIYSITQTDALLKQLYQQLQNTGETFSMVYFSDHGLTYKARLTGGQYMAHGDAYQQNYQVPFMIMSSDDTEHRLINARRSANDFLDFFSAWTGIQTKELTPSYPFVSEQDAGKSWVTNFKLQKVDYDQLPDDLHP; encoded by the coding sequence ATGAATATAACAGCCAGCAAATATACCCTGTGGATCCGCGATATTACGCTTAATCCCTGGATCGCCTTTTATTATCTGCAATCGGTGCTGATAAACTATTCTTTCGGCTATTCATTCAGCCCAATCTATTCTGTGGCATTTTGCTGCGTGCTGTTAGTACTCTGGCGAATAACTCCCCGCCTGCAGAAAGGGGTTATTGCCCTCTGTAGTCTGCTGGCCGCCCTGTACTTTCCTTTTCAACAAGCCTATGGTGCGCCTAATTTCAATACGCTTTTAGCATTACATTCCACTAATTTTAATGAGTCCGTCGAGATCCTGACGATATTCCCGTGGCACAGCTACCTGGTGTCATTGGTTATTCTGGCATTGGGCGTGATTGCGCTACGGCGTAAAATTATCCCCAGACAGGCTTTGCGCCGTTTAGATATGCTGTATCTGGTTTTCGCCGTTCTCTGTTTCTTTATGACCCCCCTTAAAAACCTGGTGTACTGGGGGCACTTCACTCTGCTGGACGTGGGCTATCCGGTATTCCGCTTCGTGAAGGACGTGGTGATCAACAACCGGGAAGTGGTCACGGAAAAAGCCCATATGCTGGAACTGGCCAAAATGAAGGACAACTGGACCGTGCTGGGGGTAAAGCCCCGCTACCAGAACTACGTGGTGGTGATCGGCGAAAGCGCGCGCCGGGATGCGCTGGGCGCCTTTGGCGGGCAGTGGAATAACACCCCCTTTGCCAGCGCTGTGAAGGGAACGCTCTTTACCAATTTCGTCTCCTCCAGCGCCTCCACGCAAACCTCCCTCGGGCACTCCCTGAGCCGGGTCAGCGGTGATACCCCGGAGTATCAGAACAACTTTGTCACCCTGGCGAATCGCGCCGGATTCCAGACCTGGTGGTTCTCCAATCAGGGGCAGATTGGCGAGTACGATACGGCCATTGCCAGTATTGCGAAGCGGGCCGATGACGTGCAGTTTCTCAGAAAGGGTTACTACGAAGATGAAAACAATCCCCGGGATGAAGCCTTATTGCAGATGACGCAGCAGGTGCTTGCAGCTCCGCGCAAGGAGACCCGGCTGATCGTTTTGCATCTGATGGGCTCCCACCCGCAGGCCTGCGAACGCACCCAGGGTAAATACGTCGAGTTCGTGCAGTCGAAAGAGACCTCATGCTATATCTACAGCATCACCCAGACCGACGCCCTGTTAAAGCAGCTCTATCAGCAGCTGCAGAACACCGGCGAAACTTTCTCGATGGTCTACTTCTCCGATCACGGTCTCACCTATAAAGCCCGCCTGACCGGGGGGCAATATATGGCCCACGGTGATGCTTACCAGCAAAACTATCAGGTACCGTTTATGATCATGTCGAGCGACGATACAGAACACCGGCTGATCAACGCCCGGCGTTCCGCCAATGATTTCCTCGATTTCTTCTCGGCGTGGACCGGGATCCAGACGAAAGAGCTGACGCCGTCCTACCCGTTTGTCTCGGAGCAGGATGCGGGCAAATCCTGGGTGACCAACTTTAAGCTGCAAAAGGTGGACTACGACCAGCTGCCGGACGATCTCCATCCGTAG
- a CDS encoding heavy-metal-associated domain-containing protein, with the protein MKRLLISACLLLPLFAHAANQKVVLDVQGMTCPLCVISVNQALRETEGVVKAKASLKTRQTEVIVAEGFPTETLLKAVAKTGYSAKLNHIEKL; encoded by the coding sequence ATGAAACGACTGTTGATTAGCGCATGTTTACTGCTGCCGCTGTTTGCCCACGCCGCAAATCAAAAGGTGGTGCTGGATGTGCAGGGCATGACCTGTCCGTTGTGCGTCATTTCGGTCAACCAGGCGCTGCGTGAAACGGAAGGGGTAGTGAAGGCAAAAGCCTCATTAAAAACCCGCCAGACTGAAGTTATCGTCGCAGAAGGTTTCCCGACGGAGACATTATTAAAGGCGGTGGCGAAAACAGGTTATTCAGCCAAGCTAAATCATATTGAAAAGCTGTAA
- a CDS encoding mercuric transporter MerT family protein, whose amino-acid sequence MSQQNNAKGAGLTLLTAAAAAVTAGLCCVGPLLYLLFGISAAGFAGLSQLEFLRVPMILLSLGLMLRVFWRLYFSKRLWCTGRLTLGQMRFLFWLSLPVLLLVLFYPTVVAWVYEVME is encoded by the coding sequence ATGTCTCAACAGAACAACGCTAAGGGTGCAGGCCTTACCCTGCTGACGGCAGCCGCGGCTGCCGTTACCGCCGGGCTGTGCTGCGTCGGGCCGCTGCTGTATCTGCTGTTTGGCATCTCGGCGGCCGGTTTTGCCGGGCTCAGCCAGCTCGAGTTCCTGCGAGTTCCCATGATCCTGCTCTCCCTGGGGCTGATGCTGCGGGTGTTCTGGCGGCTCTATTTTTCTAAACGGCTGTGGTGTACCGGACGCTTAACCCTGGGGCAGATGCGTTTCCTGTTCTGGCTTTCGCTGCCGGTGCTGCTGCTGGTACTGTTCTATCCCACGGTGGTGGCCTGGGTTTATGAGGTGATGGAATGA
- a CDS encoding transglutaminase-like domain-containing protein — MQRRQFLKNSVLLSAAGLVGPAVASQTVKTNVAPAAPVMRRRFVLSQTYKLAPPQGSSGVVKLWIPLPVDTAFQQMTGLSFTGNYQQAYVTTNNTYGAKTLFATWPKSEGDLLLKLDLEIETADWEPLKHDALKNWQAPEQIVYPLAVKPYLLPTTHTPVDGLVRETAEKITAGETDPLKKARLIYEWVSSHMERDNDVIGCGTGDVATILQSGKLSGKCTDISSVFVALARASGIPARELFGIRLGRANKLERYSASAFGKADSAGVADVSGGQHCRAEFYLAGYGWLPCDPADVTKMRLAEKKAHQNPDVQAVNTYLFGNWEMNWVGFNYGRDFELYPATEQGAVNNFGYPYAEVDGDPLNFYDPKVFAYNYVSTEQR; from the coding sequence ATGCAGCGTCGACAATTTCTTAAAAATAGCGTTCTTCTCTCTGCCGCAGGTTTAGTGGGCCCGGCCGTGGCCAGCCAGACGGTGAAAACCAACGTAGCACCCGCCGCCCCGGTAATGCGCCGCCGTTTTGTCTTATCACAAACCTATAAGCTGGCACCGCCGCAGGGCTCCAGCGGCGTGGTCAAACTCTGGATCCCGCTCCCGGTAGATACCGCCTTTCAGCAGATGACCGGACTGTCCTTTACCGGCAACTACCAGCAGGCGTACGTCACCACCAACAATACTTACGGTGCGAAAACCCTGTTTGCGACCTGGCCGAAAAGCGAAGGCGATCTGCTGCTTAAGCTCGATCTGGAGATCGAAACCGCAGACTGGGAGCCGCTGAAGCACGATGCGCTGAAAAACTGGCAGGCGCCGGAGCAGATTGTTTACCCGCTGGCGGTGAAGCCGTATCTGCTGCCAACGACGCATACCCCGGTGGATGGCCTGGTGCGCGAAACGGCGGAAAAAATTACCGCAGGCGAGACCGATCCGCTCAAGAAAGCGCGCCTGATCTACGAATGGGTCAGCAGCCATATGGAGCGCGATAACGACGTGATTGGCTGCGGCACCGGCGATGTGGCGACCATTCTGCAAAGCGGCAAGCTCAGCGGCAAATGCACCGACATCAGCTCGGTGTTTGTCGCCCTGGCGCGCGCCAGCGGTATCCCGGCGCGGGAGCTGTTCGGCATTCGTCTGGGCAGAGCCAACAAGCTGGAACGCTACTCTGCCAGCGCCTTCGGCAAAGCCGACAGTGCGGGCGTGGCGGACGTCAGCGGCGGGCAGCACTGCCGGGCGGAGTTCTATCTGGCAGGGTACGGCTGGCTGCCGTGCGACCCGGCGGACGTCACCAAGATGCGTCTGGCGGAGAAAAAAGCCCATCAGAATCCCGATGTGCAGGCGGTAAACACTTATCTGTTTGGCAACTGGGAGATGAACTGGGTGGGCTTCAACTACGGGCGCGATTTTGAACTGTACCCGGCGACAGAGCAGGGCGCAGTCAATAACTTTGGCTATCCGTATGCCGAAGTGGACGGCGATCCGCTCAATTTCTACGATCCAAAGGTGTTCGCGTACAACTATGTCTCAACAGAACAACGCTAA
- a CDS encoding autoinducer 2 ABC transporter substrate-binding protein: MSKMCLTKLLSAGLLGLMVFSTSAMAKEIEVVNISKIDGMPWFNRMGEGVTQAGKDLGIKASQVGPSSTDAPQQVKIIEDLIAKKVSAIGIVPNDADVLEPVFKKAREAGIVVLTNESPGQPSANWDVEIIDNEKFAADNVEEMAKAMGGKGGYVIYVGSLTVPQHNLWADLFVKYQKEHYPDMHEVTSRMPVAENIDDARRTTIDLMKAHPDMKGIVSFGSQGPIGAGRAVKEKRAKGKVFVYGMMIPSQAASLIKSGDIAMGITYDPASAGYAITAVADKVLKGEEITQGLDIPNLGKADVDSEKRIIKFHKVLRVTKENIDSLY; this comes from the coding sequence ATGAGTAAAATGTGCTTAACAAAATTATTGTCGGCTGGTTTGCTCGGATTGATGGTCTTTTCCACTTCCGCAATGGCGAAAGAAATTGAAGTGGTCAATATTTCAAAGATTGATGGCATGCCCTGGTTTAATCGCATGGGGGAAGGTGTCACCCAGGCAGGTAAAGATCTCGGCATTAAAGCCTCTCAGGTAGGCCCTTCCAGCACCGACGCCCCACAGCAGGTCAAAATTATTGAGGACTTAATCGCGAAAAAAGTTTCAGCGATCGGGATTGTGCCAAATGATGCCGATGTCCTCGAGCCGGTATTCAAAAAGGCGCGCGAGGCCGGCATCGTGGTGTTAACCAATGAATCCCCCGGACAACCCAGCGCAAACTGGGATGTCGAAATTATTGATAACGAAAAATTCGCCGCCGACAACGTTGAAGAGATGGCAAAAGCCATGGGCGGTAAAGGGGGCTATGTTATTTACGTTGGCAGCCTGACCGTGCCACAACATAACCTGTGGGCGGATTTGTTCGTGAAATACCAGAAGGAGCACTACCCGGATATGCATGAAGTCACCAGCCGTATGCCGGTGGCCGAGAATATCGACGATGCCCGCCGCACCACCATCGATCTGATGAAAGCCCACCCGGACATGAAAGGGATTGTCTCCTTTGGCTCCCAGGGGCCAATTGGCGCAGGCCGCGCGGTGAAAGAGAAGCGTGCGAAAGGCAAAGTCTTCGTGTACGGCATGATGATCCCGTCCCAGGCCGCTTCGCTGATCAAAAGCGGTGATATCGCCATGGGCATCACCTACGACCCGGCCTCCGCGGGTTACGCCATTACCGCCGTCGCCGACAAGGTCCTGAAAGGGGAAGAGATTACTCAGGGCCTGGATATCCCGAACCTCGGCAAAGCCGATGTGGATAGCGAAAAACGCATCATTAAATTCCATAAAGTCCTGCGCGTGACCAAAGAGAATATCGACAGCCTGTATTAA
- a CDS encoding sugar ABC transporter ATP-binding protein has translation MEPFISLGHISKTFYGVKALDNIALTLFPGEVHCLAGQNGCGKSTLIKIISGVYKPDPGFEIVIDGKSWSHLSPIDSVKAGIQVIYQDLSLFPNLTVAENIGIHQHHRNLLVNKKEIRLIAALTVKSIEAELDLDANVESLPIAQRQIVAICRALAQEARLIIMDEPTASLTMQEVKGLLRVIGDLKKRNICVVFVSHRLDEVLSISDRISVLKNGTLVGTFPASEINNKKLAYLMTGKEFSYAVLPPIEKLGEVALTVNNLTKQHQYKDISFKLHQGEILAITGLLGAGRTELCLSLFGLTQPDAGEILLEGKAVHFASNRDAINAGIGYVSEDRMSTGLVMDQSINDNIISTVLRRLKTPFRLLDRSRADRIVTDLVEQLSIKIGSVDLPVNTLSGGNAQRVAIAKWLAINPKVLILDSPTVGVDIANKAGIYQIISALSRQGIAVLMITDEIDEAFFNSHRILVMRKGEIVAEILPDKTSEAALAEVVNG, from the coding sequence ATGGAGCCGTTTATTTCACTGGGTCATATCAGCAAAACGTTCTACGGTGTGAAAGCGCTGGATAATATCGCTTTGACGTTATTTCCCGGGGAGGTTCACTGTCTGGCCGGGCAGAACGGCTGTGGTAAATCCACGCTGATTAAAATTATTTCCGGCGTCTATAAACCCGATCCCGGGTTTGAAATCGTGATCGACGGTAAAAGCTGGTCGCATCTCTCCCCCATCGACTCGGTCAAAGCCGGGATCCAGGTTATCTATCAGGATCTCTCCCTGTTTCCGAATCTCACCGTGGCGGAGAACATCGGTATCCACCAGCATCACCGCAATCTGCTGGTGAATAAGAAAGAGATCCGGCTCATCGCCGCGCTCACCGTGAAAAGCATTGAAGCGGAACTGGATCTGGATGCGAACGTGGAGTCCCTGCCCATTGCCCAGCGCCAGATTGTGGCGATCTGCCGGGCGCTGGCCCAGGAAGCCAGGCTGATTATTATGGATGAGCCCACTGCCTCGCTCACCATGCAGGAGGTAAAAGGACTCCTGCGGGTGATCGGCGATTTAAAGAAGAGGAACATCTGCGTCGTGTTTGTCAGCCACCGTCTGGATGAAGTGCTCTCTATCTCCGACCGTATCAGCGTGCTGAAAAATGGCACTCTGGTGGGCACCTTCCCTGCCAGCGAGATCAATAATAAAAAACTGGCTTACCTGATGACCGGGAAAGAATTTTCGTATGCGGTACTGCCGCCGATTGAAAAATTGGGCGAGGTGGCACTGACGGTTAATAACCTCACTAAACAGCACCAGTATAAAGACATCTCTTTTAAGCTCCATCAGGGGGAGATCCTGGCCATCACCGGGCTGCTGGGCGCGGGCAGGACAGAGCTGTGCCTGAGCCTGTTCGGGCTTACGCAACCCGATGCCGGGGAGATACTGCTGGAAGGCAAAGCAGTACATTTCGCCAGCAACCGGGATGCGATCAATGCCGGTATCGGCTATGTCTCTGAAGACCGCATGAGCACCGGCCTGGTGATGGACCAGTCGATCAATGACAATATTATCTCCACCGTTCTCCGCCGCCTGAAAACGCCGTTCAGATTGTTAGACAGATCCAGAGCGGACCGCATCGTCACCGATTTAGTTGAGCAGCTGAGCATTAAAATTGGCAGCGTGGATCTGCCCGTCAATACCCTCTCCGGGGGCAACGCCCAGCGCGTGGCGATTGCCAAATGGCTGGCGATCAATCCAAAGGTCCTGATCCTGGACTCCCCCACCGTCGGGGTCGACATCGCTAACAAAGCGGGGATCTATCAAATCATCTCCGCCCTTTCCCGCCAGGGGATTGCGGTACTGATGATCACCGATGAGATCGATGAGGCGTTCTTTAACAGCCACCGCATTTTAGTCATGCGCAAGGGTGAGATCGTGGCAGAAATCCTGCCGGATAAGACCTCGGAAGCGGCGCTGGCGGAGGTGGTCAATGGTTAA
- a CDS encoding ABC transporter permease: MVNKFGVKTHELFLGLTIIVIGGYLSFASSDFLTLGNIYDLINNYAMLTILACGLFIVLISGGIDISFPAMTIISQYVMVTLIQDTTGNFAIAFALSGGLGLLLGLINATLVNRLNVPSIIITISTLNIFYGLLLYLTKGVWLYSYPEWFEQGVMLFKFTAADGYDYGLSLPIITLLVVVALTGFIMNKTSAGRMIYAMGGNREAASRMGFGIFKMQLFVYGYMGLMSGVAGVVQSATVLTVAPDSLLGYELTVLAAVVLGGTSIVGGRGTLLGTLLGVILLAVLQNGLNLLGISSYWHTVVTGVVIVTSISMTAWSQRKGQGVVV; the protein is encoded by the coding sequence ATGGTTAATAAATTCGGGGTGAAAACCCATGAGCTGTTTTTGGGCCTGACCATCATCGTTATTGGCGGCTATCTGTCGTTTGCCAGCAGCGATTTTCTGACGCTCGGCAATATCTACGACCTGATCAACAACTACGCCATGCTCACCATTCTGGCCTGCGGCCTTTTTATTGTGCTGATTTCCGGCGGGATCGATATCTCCTTTCCGGCCATGACCATCATCTCCCAGTACGTGATGGTCACCCTGATTCAGGACACTACCGGCAACTTTGCCATCGCTTTTGCGCTCTCCGGCGGGCTGGGGCTGCTGCTCGGATTGATTAACGCCACGCTGGTTAATCGCCTTAACGTGCCTTCCATCATTATTACTATTTCTACCCTCAATATTTTTTACGGCCTGCTGCTCTACCTGACCAAAGGAGTCTGGCTGTACAGCTACCCTGAGTGGTTTGAACAGGGAGTGATGCTGTTCAAATTCACCGCCGCAGACGGCTACGACTACGGCCTGAGCCTGCCGATCATCACCCTTTTAGTCGTGGTGGCGTTAACCGGCTTTATCATGAATAAAACCAGCGCCGGACGGATGATTTACGCCATGGGCGGGAATCGCGAGGCGGCCTCCCGGATGGGATTCGGCATCTTTAAAATGCAGCTGTTTGTTTATGGCTATATGGGGCTGATGTCCGGGGTGGCAGGCGTGGTGCAATCCGCCACCGTCTTAACCGTTGCGCCCGACTCCCTGCTGGGCTATGAGCTGACGGTGCTTGCCGCCGTGGTGTTAGGCGGCACCAGCATCGTCGGCGGACGCGGCACCTTGCTCGGCACCCTGCTGGGGGTCATTTTACTGGCCGTATTACAGAACGGCCTAAATTTGTTAGGGATCTCCTCGTACTGGCATACGGTGGTCACCGGTGTCGTGATCGTCACCAGTATCAGCATGACGGCATGGAGTCAGCGCAAAGGTCAGGGAGTCGTCGTATGA
- a CDS encoding ABC transporter permease, with protein MSTNKTQDRVEIYLTVLIAAVVITFSFLIPSVFWSSANFQSIASQMPILGVLALAMAVTILTGGINLSIIATMNACGLVMAWVATHYPPTFSSLLLVLAAGLVMALVIGSVIGFLIAVVRVSPILATLGIMTLLKGINILISKGSAISNFPDYILVINSTNVLGIPLPLLVFLAVVVALWVILEKSAFGRTLYLIGSNEQATHYSGINTRKTLIWVYVLSSVLCVIAALLMMSKLNSAKASYGESYLLVSILAAVLGGVNPDGGFGKVFGMVMALVLLQMLESGLNILGVSSYITMALWGGLLLAFIFLKGARLSRLFGKP; from the coding sequence ATGAGTACCAATAAAACCCAGGATCGCGTCGAGATATACCTGACCGTGCTCATCGCTGCGGTCGTTATCACATTCAGCTTCCTTATTCCTTCGGTGTTCTGGTCGTCAGCCAACTTCCAGTCCATCGCCTCACAGATGCCGATCCTCGGCGTGCTGGCCCTTGCGATGGCGGTGACTATCCTCACCGGGGGGATTAACCTGTCGATCATCGCCACCATGAATGCCTGCGGGCTGGTGATGGCCTGGGTCGCTACCCACTATCCGCCGACCTTCAGCAGCCTGCTGCTGGTTCTCGCGGCCGGTTTAGTTATGGCGCTGGTTATTGGCTCGGTAATCGGTTTTTTGATCGCCGTAGTGCGGGTCTCGCCGATATTAGCCACCCTTGGCATCATGACCCTGCTGAAGGGCATTAATATCCTGATCTCCAAAGGCTCGGCGATCTCTAACTTCCCGGATTACATTCTGGTCATTAACAGCACCAATGTTCTCGGTATCCCGCTGCCGCTGCTGGTCTTTCTGGCGGTGGTCGTCGCGCTGTGGGTGATCCTTGAAAAATCCGCCTTCGGGCGAACCCTCTACCTGATCGGCTCTAACGAACAGGCGACCCACTACTCCGGGATCAACACCCGTAAAACCCTTATCTGGGTCTATGTGCTCTCTTCAGTCCTGTGCGTGATTGCCGCCCTGCTAATGATGTCGAAACTCAACTCGGCCAAGGCCTCCTACGGTGAGTCTTATCTGCTGGTGTCGATTCTGGCGGCGGTTCTCGGCGGGGTGAACCCGGATGGGGGCTTTGGTAAGGTCTTTGGCATGGTGATGGCGCTTGTTTTATTGCAGATGCTGGAGAGCGGCCTGAACATTCTGGGGGTAAGCAGCTACATCACCATGGCCCTGTGGGGCGGATTGCTGTTAGCGTTTATCTTCCTGAAAGGGGCGCGGCTCTCGCGTCTGTTTGGCAAACCCTGA
- a CDS encoding cupin domain-containing protein: MALNLFSQLPEAGARNEAEIFDALLAAPGLKIERILSTGQASPPGFWYCQAENEWVVVLRGSAGVKFEEEDEVRVLYAGDSLHIPAQCRHRVEWTDPGEPTVWLAIFYGNTDSP, encoded by the coding sequence ATGGCGTTAAATCTCTTTTCACAGCTTCCCGAAGCGGGTGCGCGTAACGAAGCGGAAATCTTTGACGCGCTGCTCGCGGCACCAGGGCTCAAAATCGAGCGGATCCTCTCCACCGGCCAGGCCAGCCCGCCCGGTTTCTGGTACTGCCAGGCAGAAAACGAATGGGTGGTGGTGCTGCGCGGCTCGGCAGGCGTGAAATTCGAAGAAGAAGATGAGGTCAGGGTTTTGTATGCGGGGGATTCTCTGCACATCCCCGCGCAATGTCGGCACCGGGTGGAGTGGACCGATCCCGGGGAGCCGACGGTATGGCTGGCGATATTTTATGGCAATACAGATAGTCCTTAA
- a CDS encoding Hcp family type VI secretion system effector, with translation MAIPAYLWLKDDGGAHIKGSVDVKDREGSIEILAFGHGLHLPTDNLTGKITGTRVHSPFSFQKEFDSASPYIYKAIAKGQTLKSAEFKWYRINDAGMEVEYFNMLLENVKVVSSAPHMLDIKNPMTEKHNHLENVSLRYEKITWKYCDGNVQFSDAWNER, from the coding sequence ATGGCTATACCGGCGTACTTATGGCTTAAAGATGATGGCGGCGCTCATATCAAGGGGTCAGTAGATGTAAAAGATCGGGAAGGTAGTATTGAAATTCTCGCTTTTGGGCACGGACTGCATCTTCCGACAGATAATCTCACAGGAAAAATTACCGGAACGCGCGTTCACAGCCCTTTTAGCTTTCAAAAAGAATTTGATTCCGCCAGTCCCTACATCTACAAAGCGATAGCAAAAGGTCAGACATTAAAAAGCGCGGAATTTAAATGGTATCGGATAAATGATGCCGGTATGGAAGTTGAATACTTCAATATGTTGCTAGAAAATGTCAAGGTCGTCAGTTCTGCCCCTCATATGCTTGACATCAAAAACCCGATGACAGAAAAGCACAATCATTTAGAAAATGTATCCCTTCGATACGAGAAAATCACCTGGAAATATTGTGACGGCAACGTCCAGTTCTCTGATGCCTGGAACGAAAGATGA